One Mycolicibacterium crocinum DNA window includes the following coding sequences:
- a CDS encoding AAA family ATPase, which yields MTTPVLDLDGRVVDRRQEIDELRAAVAAAGRTGGGCLLFSGAPGVGKSTLIQAFGIEASKGGCVFAYGRCRADAPAPYSALASALGSVVRSMQATGPAESVRWQTELVSEMSGTAGTLAELVPELATLLGDFGHATDLDAADSRRQLHRAIIRLLSATASYRPVVLAVDDLQWADQDTLLLLAELLTVSLRNVLLLGAHRAGEFDPIAAALKSDGLQAIQLEPLAREDVEELLADVCGRSVEVGDVAAEFHYRTGGNPLQVRQLFYRAQREGALTPVGPGGQPSWDLRVLTSIEVSATTAEFLARYLDQLRPTDREVLSSLACIGDEFDLDDAAAAAAQSPDVVARALWACLELRLIEALDARGQRITNAISRDAHYRFSHDRVAESARAGLSDDDARAIHLRIGRRLIALGDDRVFEAARHVSIAGLGLTDYTERTDFVEVVGRAARKARAQASFPLALDYCRSALDLLGEQRWATHFTLTRQLHLDAADAALLVGDVATLNALLDEAEEFLDQPPDRARIAYLRLKGRVVENRLQDALEIGLRALDELGERVAADAGKPRMGNAVIRMKMTMRRWSNERLLELPHCEDERVIALHPILAELCNMAVLIRPNILPLLVRKQLDLTLAHGHTPSSPLVIAGYGIVLVLLGDYEGAQRFGEVGRSLAARPEFREARPQTVFMHLDYIKHWRHPIRDGLGQLREAIEEALDQGDQENAGFLVTVLLSQSFWLGRPLAEIDALARSLIPHIRSQPVPSALSQGMQQICLNLMGRSDDPLLLAGESGYDEREILPAARREGDTVALAAAAAMRQGLHFWTGDHAGAVAATHEAMEHIDGLTGVPASQLVYMLGALSMIHSAPKDSATTRFVRRALSLHRKWAAGAPENYAAPYALIQGAWARAHGQNTKADRFFHEAIALAEENQLPIVGAYTHEEAAALYTETGRASLGEHMLRSAYQRWLNLGFVVRTDKLARDHPWLLRRDLTGSAGIDPVGAHQLLHSMSAARTADTLANIILGSVADTTGADRVLFLTGESEHLTVRAINDRGAISIVDGPWTEVSYDADVVRRVIEDGSPVIVAADRAATKPSTLAAPIILHDRIIGVVYAENGESGGVFSTVDQQAVAFLCAQAAAPLWNFQLEARLRAADEYRQSLIDVQSRFVPNELLRILDIDDLRRVRSGYRVEREMTVLISDIRSYTTMIEDMDVAEAGNLASGFMRAVEMPIIGYNGMIQDMRGDEIVAVFESEADAVRAGLGMLRSLHEHNQERKARGSEELRAGIGINTGTVGVGLVGGVNRMVLTLIGDAVNLAARIESTNKRYGSALLISDQTYRRIAHLAEFSARRMEMVRVVNRKKPVVIYEVYEADSPDLRDAKRAAQPAFDEAFALFDAGDVDAARAAFERCRALLPDDPVAPLHLAHCDAISRGELDPGQEIVLLSK from the coding sequence GTGACGACTCCGGTTCTGGACCTGGACGGCCGCGTCGTCGACCGCCGACAGGAGATCGACGAACTTCGGGCGGCAGTGGCAGCAGCGGGACGGACCGGCGGGGGCTGCTTGTTGTTCAGCGGCGCTCCGGGCGTCGGCAAGTCCACCCTGATCCAGGCCTTTGGCATCGAGGCGTCTAAGGGCGGCTGCGTGTTCGCTTATGGACGCTGCCGAGCCGATGCGCCCGCGCCGTACTCGGCGTTGGCTAGCGCGCTCGGCTCCGTCGTACGCAGCATGCAGGCCACCGGGCCTGCCGAGAGCGTGCGTTGGCAAACCGAACTCGTCAGCGAAATGTCGGGCACCGCCGGCACCCTCGCCGAACTCGTCCCCGAATTGGCCACGCTCCTAGGTGATTTCGGGCACGCCACCGATCTTGATGCGGCGGACTCGCGCCGCCAGCTACACCGGGCCATCATTCGGCTGCTCTCCGCCACAGCCTCTTATCGGCCGGTGGTGCTTGCGGTTGACGACCTTCAGTGGGCTGACCAAGACACGCTGCTGCTGCTCGCCGAACTCTTGACGGTGTCCCTCCGCAACGTTCTGCTCCTGGGCGCGCACCGGGCGGGTGAGTTCGATCCGATCGCCGCGGCTCTGAAATCCGATGGCCTGCAAGCTATCCAGCTCGAACCGCTGGCCCGCGAAGATGTCGAGGAGTTGCTCGCCGACGTCTGCGGCCGCAGCGTGGAGGTGGGCGACGTGGCCGCAGAGTTCCATTATCGGACGGGCGGCAATCCGCTCCAAGTCCGGCAACTCTTCTACCGCGCTCAGCGCGAAGGCGCGCTCACGCCCGTCGGCCCGGGGGGCCAGCCCAGCTGGGACCTTCGGGTTCTCACGTCTATCGAGGTCTCCGCGACCACCGCCGAATTCCTGGCCCGCTATCTCGACCAGCTTCGCCCCACGGACCGGGAGGTGTTGAGTTCACTAGCGTGCATCGGCGACGAGTTCGACCTCGATGATGCCGCCGCCGCCGCGGCGCAGTCACCTGACGTCGTAGCACGTGCACTGTGGGCATGCCTCGAGCTTCGGCTGATCGAGGCCCTTGATGCCCGCGGACAGCGGATCACCAACGCCATCAGCCGTGACGCCCACTACCGATTCAGCCACGACCGGGTGGCTGAATCGGCGCGCGCGGGGTTGTCGGATGACGATGCCCGCGCGATTCATCTCCGCATCGGCCGACGGCTGATCGCTCTCGGGGACGACCGGGTCTTCGAAGCTGCGCGCCACGTGAGCATTGCTGGTCTTGGTCTGACGGATTACACCGAACGCACCGACTTCGTCGAAGTCGTCGGACGCGCCGCGCGAAAAGCCCGGGCCCAGGCTTCTTTTCCGCTGGCCCTGGACTACTGCCGCAGTGCGCTGGACCTGCTGGGCGAGCAACGGTGGGCCACCCACTTCACCCTGACGCGGCAGTTACACCTCGACGCCGCCGACGCCGCCTTACTCGTCGGTGACGTGGCGACCCTCAACGCATTGCTCGACGAGGCCGAGGAGTTCCTGGACCAACCGCCCGATCGTGCGCGCATCGCCTATCTACGCCTCAAAGGGCGTGTCGTGGAGAACCGCCTCCAGGATGCGCTCGAGATCGGGCTTCGCGCGCTCGATGAACTCGGTGAGCGGGTGGCGGCCGACGCCGGCAAACCACGCATGGGTAATGCAGTCATCCGGATGAAGATGACGATGCGACGCTGGAGCAACGAACGACTGCTGGAGCTACCGCACTGTGAGGACGAGCGAGTCATCGCGCTGCACCCGATTCTCGCCGAGTTGTGCAACATGGCCGTTCTCATCCGGCCGAACATTCTGCCCCTGCTCGTTCGGAAGCAACTCGATCTCACTCTCGCTCATGGCCACACGCCGTCATCGCCGTTGGTGATCGCCGGGTACGGCATCGTCCTCGTATTGCTCGGTGACTACGAGGGTGCCCAGCGCTTCGGCGAGGTCGGCAGGTCGCTGGCGGCGCGTCCGGAATTCCGCGAGGCCCGCCCGCAGACGGTGTTCATGCACTTGGACTACATCAAGCATTGGCGCCATCCGATCCGCGACGGATTGGGCCAGCTCCGCGAGGCCATCGAGGAGGCACTCGACCAAGGCGACCAGGAGAACGCCGGATTCCTGGTCACGGTTCTGCTCTCGCAGTCGTTCTGGCTCGGCCGTCCGCTGGCGGAGATCGACGCCCTGGCCAGATCGCTAATCCCGCACATCCGTTCCCAACCCGTGCCCAGTGCACTCAGCCAAGGGATGCAGCAGATCTGTCTCAACCTCATGGGGCGCAGCGATGATCCGCTTCTGCTCGCTGGCGAGAGCGGCTATGACGAGCGCGAGATACTGCCGGCGGCCCGGCGCGAGGGCGACACGGTGGCACTCGCGGCGGCCGCGGCGATGCGGCAGGGACTGCACTTCTGGACCGGCGACCACGCCGGCGCGGTCGCCGCCACACATGAAGCAATGGAGCACATCGACGGCCTGACGGGAGTGCCCGCCTCACAGCTCGTTTACATGCTCGGCGCCCTCAGCATGATCCACTCCGCACCAAAGGATTCCGCGACGACACGCTTCGTTCGCCGCGCTCTGTCTCTGCACCGGAAGTGGGCGGCTGGCGCACCCGAGAACTATGCCGCGCCCTACGCATTGATCCAGGGCGCGTGGGCGCGAGCGCACGGGCAGAACACCAAGGCAGATCGCTTCTTCCACGAGGCGATCGCCCTTGCTGAGGAGAATCAGCTTCCCATAGTGGGCGCGTACACCCACGAAGAAGCAGCTGCCCTCTACACGGAGACGGGGCGAGCGAGTCTCGGCGAACACATGTTGCGCTCGGCATACCAGCGATGGCTGAACCTCGGTTTCGTGGTACGCACCGACAAGCTGGCACGGGACCACCCCTGGCTACTTCGCCGTGACCTGACTGGTTCGGCCGGGATCGATCCGGTCGGGGCACATCAGCTGCTTCACTCGATGTCCGCCGCTCGAACTGCGGACACTCTGGCCAATATCATTCTGGGGTCGGTGGCTGACACGACCGGTGCGGATCGAGTTCTGTTCCTCACTGGTGAATCGGAACACCTGACGGTTCGGGCCATCAACGACCGAGGCGCCATCTCGATCGTCGATGGGCCATGGACCGAGGTCTCGTACGATGCGGATGTCGTGCGTCGGGTGATCGAGGACGGCTCCCCCGTCATCGTTGCCGCGGATCGCGCAGCAACCAAGCCGTCAACACTTGCCGCTCCAATCATTCTGCACGACAGGATAATCGGCGTCGTCTATGCCGAGAACGGCGAATCCGGAGGAGTTTTCAGCACCGTCGACCAACAGGCAGTCGCCTTCTTATGCGCCCAGGCGGCCGCACCGCTGTGGAACTTCCAGCTCGAAGCGCGGCTGCGGGCCGCCGACGAGTACCGGCAATCGCTCATCGACGTGCAATCGCGCTTCGTGCCCAATGAACTGCTGCGGATCCTCGACATCGACGACCTCCGCCGCGTGCGCAGCGGTTACCGCGTCGAACGTGAGATGACCGTGCTCATCAGCGACATCCGCAGTTACACAACCATGATCGAGGACATGGATGTGGCCGAGGCAGGCAACTTGGCATCGGGGTTCATGCGCGCGGTGGAAATGCCGATCATCGGCTACAACGGCATGATCCAAGACATGCGCGGTGACGAGATCGTCGCCGTCTTCGAGTCCGAGGCGGACGCGGTCCGAGCGGGGTTGGGCATGTTGCGCTCCCTGCACGAGCACAACCAAGAACGCAAGGCTCGCGGTTCCGAGGAGCTGCGGGCCGGTATCGGGATCAATACCGGCACCGTGGGGGTCGGTCTGGTCGGCGGAGTTAACCGCATGGTGCTCACCCTCATCGGCGACGCAGTTAACCTGGCCGCGCGGATCGAGAGCACCAACAAGCGATATGGTTCCGCGTTGCTGATCTCCGACCAGACGTATAGGCGCATTGCCCATCTGGCGGAGTTCAGCGCGCGGCGCATGGAGATGGTCAGGGTGGTCAACCGAAAGAAGCCGGTCGTCATTTATGAGGTGTACGAAGCGGATTCACCTGATCTTCGGGATGCGAAGCGTGCGGCGCAACCCGCCTTCGACGAGGCGTTCGCCCTGTTCGATGCAGGTGACGTCGATGCAGCGCGAGCCGCTTTCGAGCGCTGCCGCGCGTTGCTGCCCGATGATCCGGTTGCGCCATTGCATTTAGCGCACTGCGACGCGATCTCGCGTGGCGAATTGGATCCTGGTCAGGAGATCGTTCTGCTTAGCAAGTAG
- a CDS encoding carboxymuconolactone decarboxylase family protein, with protein MPSLDQVSRAEVADDFTRGMYDFMFGDRDPVAEPGTIGGTRGDWWTVMANSPAALRHAVRGFRLYREEVGIRADYRELGQIRAGWVVGSQFVFSQHCKACRAAGISEDKIAAVPSWQTADCFDRAEKLLLAYTDCLAGQQGRVPDQLMTQLREVFSDKDILEFTYTTTMYVMHAIMSRALRLEFDDRDDPVVEVDDVVGGGVLDIGAATSGDD; from the coding sequence ATGCCATCGCTAGACCAGGTCTCCCGCGCCGAGGTAGCCGACGACTTCACTCGCGGCATGTACGACTTCATGTTCGGTGATCGCGACCCCGTTGCCGAACCCGGCACAATCGGTGGGACGCGCGGTGACTGGTGGACCGTGATGGCGAACTCCCCCGCGGCGCTTCGGCATGCCGTGCGCGGATTCCGGTTGTACCGCGAGGAAGTCGGCATCCGCGCCGACTATCGCGAGCTCGGCCAGATCCGGGCGGGCTGGGTGGTCGGTAGCCAGTTCGTGTTCTCCCAGCACTGCAAGGCATGCCGGGCGGCAGGGATTTCGGAGGACAAGATCGCCGCGGTCCCGTCGTGGCAGACCGCGGATTGTTTCGACCGCGCCGAGAAGCTGTTGCTGGCCTACACCGACTGCCTGGCCGGCCAACAGGGCCGCGTGCCCGACCAATTGATGACACAACTCCGGGAAGTGTTCAGCGACAAGGACATTCTGGAGTTCACCTACACCACCACCATGTACGTCATGCACGCGATCATGTCGCGCGCACTGCGACTGGAATTCGATGATCGTGACGACCCGGTGGTGGAGGTGGACGACGTCGTAGGCGGCGGAGTCCTCGACATCGGGGCGGCAACCTCCGGTGACGATTAG
- a CDS encoding TetR/AcrR family transcriptional regulator has product MIRRTEHDWKARPIPATRQQSDNARRRIERRAADHRASNERWRSILAGATEVFRREGFARARLEDVAAEVGINRASLYYYVGTKEELLIALVEEPAREMTRHCREALDSDGPADVKLRTALHCFVEDLQKYPELFLLFSESQHIAGIPDAEGISRNAQDYVDTLLAIIEEGVKAGVFRSDLDAGLVMHGILGMFNWIHKWYVPGGRRSLTEIGEVFAELIFSGLRP; this is encoded by the coding sequence TTGATACGGCGAACAGAGCACGACTGGAAGGCGAGACCGATCCCAGCCACACGTCAGCAAAGCGACAACGCCAGGCGCCGCATAGAACGTCGCGCGGCAGATCACCGGGCGTCCAACGAGCGCTGGCGCAGCATCCTGGCTGGTGCGACTGAGGTGTTCCGCCGTGAGGGGTTTGCCCGCGCCCGGCTCGAAGACGTGGCCGCCGAAGTCGGCATCAATCGGGCATCGCTGTACTACTACGTTGGAACGAAGGAAGAGTTGCTGATCGCGCTCGTCGAGGAGCCTGCGCGTGAAATGACCCGCCACTGCCGTGAGGCGTTGGACTCCGACGGGCCTGCCGACGTCAAACTGCGGACCGCACTGCACTGTTTTGTCGAAGATCTGCAGAAGTACCCGGAGCTGTTCTTGCTGTTCAGCGAGAGCCAGCACATCGCCGGGATTCCCGACGCCGAAGGCATCAGCAGGAACGCCCAGGACTACGTGGACACCCTGCTTGCCATCATCGAAGAGGGCGTGAAGGCCGGCGTTTTCCGCAGCGACCTGGATGCAGGGCTCGTGATGCACGGAATACTTGGCATGTTCAACTGGATCCACAAGTGGTACGTACCGGGCGGACGTCGTTCACTGACGGAGATCGGTGAGGTGTTCGCCGAGCTGATTTTCTCGGGCTTGCGCCCTTGA
- a CDS encoding dienelactone hydrolase family protein, giving the protein MPTISDTVTTADGTCPVTLAVPAGQGPWPGVIMYPDAGGTRPTAVDMAAQLADLGYAVLVPDVYYRSGDWAPFDMETVFSDKSERQRLFSMIGSVTPDAMASDARAFFDYLAARPEVTGETFGTTGYCMGGRTSLTVAGRVPERVAAAMSFHGGGLATDDPGSPHLLADQITAAVYVGGAQNDASFTKAQAKTLDDALTAASVEHTIEWYPAEHGFAVPDNGPYDEAAAKRHWDAMKDFFGAHLVR; this is encoded by the coding sequence ATGCCGACCATCTCCGACACTGTCACCACTGCCGATGGAACCTGTCCGGTCACCCTCGCCGTCCCCGCCGGCCAGGGGCCCTGGCCCGGAGTGATCATGTATCCCGACGCCGGCGGTACCCGCCCCACGGCTGTCGACATGGCGGCCCAGCTGGCTGACCTCGGCTACGCGGTGCTGGTGCCCGACGTCTACTACCGCAGCGGTGACTGGGCGCCGTTCGACATGGAGACGGTGTTCAGCGACAAGAGTGAGCGTCAACGCCTGTTCTCGATGATCGGCAGCGTCACCCCGGACGCGATGGCCTCCGATGCTCGGGCGTTCTTCGACTACCTGGCGGCGCGCCCCGAAGTCACCGGCGAAACGTTCGGCACCACCGGCTACTGCATGGGTGGCCGGACGTCGTTGACGGTCGCGGGCCGGGTGCCCGAACGCGTCGCGGCGGCGATGTCGTTTCACGGTGGCGGCCTGGCCACCGACGATCCGGGGAGCCCGCATCTGCTGGCTGATCAGATCACGGCAGCGGTTTATGTCGGCGGGGCCCAGAACGACGCCTCGTTCACCAAGGCCCAGGCCAAAACGCTCGACGACGCTCTGACGGCGGCCAGCGTCGAGCACACCATCGAGTGGTATCCGGCCGAGCATGGATTCGCGGTCCCTGACAACGGCCCCTATGACGAGGCCGCGGCGAAACGGCACTGGGATGCGATGAAGGACTTCTTCGGGGCGCACCTAGTCCGTTGA
- a CDS encoding thymidylate synthase, whose protein sequence is MPIATPYEDLLRLVLEQGTPKSDRTGTGTRSVFGHQLRYDLSAGFPLITTKKVHLKSIVYELLWFLRGDSNVAWLQQHGVSIWDEWASPTGDLGPVYGVQWRSWPTPSGDHIDQISAALHLLRTDPDSRRIIVSAWNVGEIPQMALAPCHALFQFYVADGRLSCQLYQRSADLFLGVPFNIASYALLTHMMAAQAGLEVGEFVWTGGDCHIYDNHVEQVTEQLSRDPRPYPELVLAQRDSIFDYRYEDVEICNYDPHPAIKAPVAV, encoded by the coding sequence GTGCCGATCGCGACGCCGTACGAGGATCTGCTGCGACTTGTGCTCGAGCAGGGCACACCGAAATCCGATCGGACCGGCACCGGTACCCGCAGCGTGTTCGGCCATCAGCTGCGCTACGACCTCTCGGCCGGCTTCCCGCTGATCACCACCAAAAAGGTGCACCTCAAGTCGATCGTCTACGAGCTGCTGTGGTTCCTGCGCGGCGACTCCAACGTCGCCTGGCTACAGCAGCACGGTGTCAGCATCTGGGATGAATGGGCTTCGCCGACAGGTGATCTCGGTCCGGTGTACGGCGTCCAGTGGCGGTCGTGGCCGACGCCGTCCGGGGACCATATCGACCAGATCAGCGCCGCGCTGCATCTGCTGCGCACCGACCCGGACAGCCGCCGGATCATCGTCTCGGCGTGGAACGTCGGGGAGATCCCGCAGATGGCGTTGGCCCCGTGCCACGCGCTCTTTCAGTTCTATGTCGCCGACGGACGGCTGAGCTGCCAGCTCTACCAGCGCAGCGCGGACCTGTTCCTTGGGGTGCCGTTCAACATCGCCAGCTACGCCTTGCTGACCCACATGATGGCCGCTCAGGCCGGACTGGAGGTCGGAGAGTTCGTCTGGACCGGCGGGGACTGCCACATCTACGACAACCATGTCGAGCAGGTCACCGAGCAGCTGAGCCGTGATCCCCGCCCGTACCCGGAACTTGTTTTGGCACAGCGTGATTCGATCTTCGACTACAGGTATGAAGACGTTGAGATCTGCAATTACGATCCGCACCCGGCGATCAAAGCGCCCGTCGCCGTATGA
- a CDS encoding dihydrofolate reductase, with product MSIGLIWAQSTSGVIGRDGGIPWRLPEDLARFKDLTMGHTVVMGRRTWKSLPASVRPLPGRKNVVLTRQADYMADGATVVTGLDEVHDADVWVIGGAEVYHLALPAATHCEVTEVEIDLRLEDDDALAPVLDESWVGKSGPWQDSRSGLRYRFHSYLRA from the coding sequence ATGAGTATTGGCCTGATCTGGGCGCAGTCCACCTCGGGTGTCATCGGCCGTGACGGCGGGATCCCCTGGCGCCTTCCGGAGGACCTGGCCCGCTTCAAGGACCTGACTATGGGACACACCGTCGTGATGGGCCGGCGCACCTGGAAGTCGTTGCCGGCTTCGGTGCGTCCGCTGCCCGGCCGCAAAAATGTCGTACTCACCCGGCAAGCTGACTACATGGCTGACGGAGCGACGGTGGTGACCGGGCTGGACGAGGTGCACGACGCCGACGTGTGGGTGATCGGCGGGGCGGAGGTCTATCACCTGGCCCTGCCCGCGGCGACGCACTGCGAGGTGACCGAGGTCGAGATCGACCTGCGCCTGGAGGACGACGACGCGCTGGCCCCGGTGCTCGACGAATCCTGGGTCGGCAAGTCCGGCCCCTGGCAGGACAGTCGTTCGGGGCTGCGCTACCGGTTCCACTCCTACCTGCGGGCATGA
- a CDS encoding winged helix-turn-helix domain-containing protein, translating to MTRLSADQARRVAISAQGLAEPKPRGAVTRSHLRRLINRIQVLQLDSVSVAVRAHYAPVFSRLGPYDRDVLDSAAWSHSARAPRLLVEYWAHEAALMAVEDWPLMRWRMREYTHGRWGKEIVKKNPQLAENILAAVDELGPSTAGQIEAHLEGERARRKGPWWDRSDTKWVAEALWSSGALTTATRVGFARHYDLTEKVLPPEVFSREVDDAEAVRELILRAAGALGVATEPDLRDYFRLSPKQSKPAVAALVASGELEEVEVDGWSAPAYLASGVTVPRADRGTALLCPFDPLIFFRPRVERLFEFHYRIEIYVPEKQRKFGYYVWPFLLDGRLAGRVDLKAERAGDALNVVGAFTEPGQNPAVVAPRLAAELQSMAGWLGLGKVTVGQRGDLIGALRRHV from the coding sequence ATGACCCGGCTGTCGGCAGATCAGGCCCGCCGCGTCGCCATCTCAGCCCAGGGCCTGGCCGAACCCAAACCCCGCGGCGCCGTCACCCGCTCGCATCTGCGCCGGCTGATCAACCGGATCCAGGTGCTGCAGCTCGACTCGGTGTCGGTGGCGGTGCGCGCGCACTACGCACCGGTGTTCAGTCGGCTCGGCCCCTACGACCGGGACGTCCTCGATTCCGCGGCGTGGAGTCACAGCGCGCGGGCGCCGCGGCTGCTGGTCGAGTATTGGGCGCACGAGGCCGCGCTGATGGCGGTGGAGGACTGGCCGCTGATGCGGTGGCGGATGCGCGAATACACCCACGGCCGGTGGGGCAAGGAAATCGTCAAGAAGAATCCGCAGCTGGCCGAGAACATCCTGGCTGCCGTTGACGAACTCGGTCCGAGCACCGCGGGCCAGATCGAAGCGCATCTGGAAGGCGAGCGGGCGCGCCGCAAGGGCCCGTGGTGGGATCGCAGCGACACCAAGTGGGTGGCCGAGGCGCTGTGGTCGTCGGGCGCGCTGACGACGGCGACGCGGGTCGGGTTCGCCCGGCACTACGACCTCACCGAGAAGGTGCTGCCACCCGAGGTGTTCTCGCGCGAGGTCGACGACGCCGAGGCGGTGCGGGAGTTGATCCTGCGTGCGGCCGGCGCGCTCGGCGTGGCCACTGAACCCGATCTGCGTGACTACTTCCGGCTCAGTCCCAAGCAGAGCAAGCCCGCGGTCGCCGCGTTGGTCGCCTCCGGTGAGCTCGAAGAGGTCGAGGTCGACGGCTGGTCAGCGCCGGCGTACCTGGCGAGCGGTGTGACGGTGCCCCGGGCGGATCGCGGTACGGCGCTGCTGTGTCCGTTCGACCCGCTGATCTTCTTCCGTCCGCGCGTCGAGCGGCTGTTCGAATTCCATTACCGGATAGAGATTTACGTTCCCGAGAAGCAGCGAAAGTTCGGCTACTACGTGTGGCCGTTCCTGCTCGACGGGCGCTTGGCCGGCCGCGTCGACCTCAAGGCCGAACGGGCAGGCGACGCCCTCAATGTGGTCGGGGCCTTCACCGAGCCGGGCCAGAACCCGGCCGTGGTCGCGCCCCGGCTGGCGGCCGAACTGCAGTCGATGGCGGGCTGGCTGGGGCTGGGCAAGGTCACGGTCGGCCAGCGTGGCGACCTCATCGGCGCGTTGCGGCGTCACGTGTAG
- a CDS encoding class I adenylate-forming enzyme family protein codes for MPDVRWGTDIDASGYAGHPGLQYSPRPTTFADLFAESQRWADRTFLVHGERRVSFAAFIDAVNAGVGELRDAGVQPGDRIMLYAYNSPQWVIALWSAWLGGAVPVLANRWWKQTDVDHAIELLEPHLILTDTPLGGVRVTTRDIGSFAAQHPTDAGLYEIDDPDATSAILFTSGSSGLPKAVELSRRAVIANQHNILAVTKRLPHQLNPDAPQTVSLASTPMFHVGGLSNLLSNHLTGGRVVIPEGRFDAGQILGLIEREGVHNWGGVPTMAIRVLEHPEFDSFDLSTLRSFPLGGAAVPTALLDRMRIRLPQLASRGLGNTWGMTEAGGFLTAATGRDLEKYPGTVGRPYPVVELAIDRPDAEGVGEVLARSPTVMNGYVGIDDGTVDEEGWLHTGDLGHLTDGYLFIDGRAKDIVIRGGENIGCGQVEAALSSHPAVVEVAAIGLPHPDLGEELAAVVVHRPCDLAPSEDELRAHVWDMLAHFAIPTRWHISTTALPTLPGEKVDKKSLAELFR; via the coding sequence ATGCCAGACGTGCGCTGGGGAACCGATATCGACGCGTCCGGCTACGCCGGCCACCCGGGTTTGCAGTACTCCCCTCGGCCAACCACATTCGCCGACCTCTTCGCCGAGTCGCAGCGGTGGGCCGACCGCACGTTTCTGGTTCACGGTGAACGACGCGTGTCGTTCGCCGCGTTCATCGACGCCGTGAACGCCGGAGTCGGTGAACTGCGTGACGCGGGTGTGCAACCCGGAGACCGGATCATGCTGTACGCCTACAACAGTCCGCAGTGGGTGATCGCCCTCTGGTCGGCCTGGCTGGGCGGCGCGGTCCCGGTGCTTGCCAATCGCTGGTGGAAGCAGACCGACGTCGACCACGCCATCGAACTGCTCGAGCCGCATCTCATCCTGACCGACACACCGCTGGGCGGCGTGCGGGTGACAACCCGCGACATCGGCTCGTTCGCCGCCCAGCACCCGACGGACGCCGGCTTGTACGAAATCGATGATCCAGACGCGACGTCGGCGATTCTCTTCACCTCGGGCAGCTCCGGCCTGCCCAAGGCGGTCGAGCTGTCGCGGCGTGCGGTCATCGCCAACCAGCACAACATCTTGGCCGTCACGAAGCGGCTGCCGCATCAGCTCAATCCGGATGCGCCACAGACGGTCTCGTTGGCGAGTACACCGATGTTCCATGTCGGTGGGCTCTCCAATCTGTTGAGCAACCACCTCACTGGCGGCCGGGTGGTGATTCCCGAAGGTCGGTTCGACGCCGGTCAAATCCTCGGATTGATCGAACGCGAGGGCGTGCACAACTGGGGCGGTGTGCCGACCATGGCGATCCGGGTACTCGAACACCCGGAGTTCGACTCCTTCGACCTGTCGACGTTGCGGTCGTTCCCGCTCGGCGGGGCGGCGGTACCCACCGCATTGCTGGACCGGATGCGGATCCGGCTGCCGCAACTCGCCAGTCGCGGGCTGGGAAACACCTGGGGTATGACCGAAGCCGGTGGATTCCTCACCGCCGCAACGGGTCGCGACCTGGAGAAGTATCCGGGCACGGTGGGACGCCCCTATCCGGTGGTGGAGCTGGCGATCGACCGGCCGGACGCCGAGGGAGTCGGCGAAGTGCTGGCCCGCTCACCAACGGTGATGAACGGCTATGTCGGCATCGACGACGGGACCGTCGACGAGGAGGGCTGGCTACACACCGGCGATCTCGGCCACCTGACGGACGGCTATCTGTTCATCGACGGCCGCGCGAAGGACATCGTGATCCGCGGCGGCGAGAACATCGGCTGCGGCCAGGTGGAAGCCGCATTGTCGAGCCATCCGGCGGTGGTCGAGGTGGCCGCCATCGGGCTACCGCATCCCGACCTCGGCGAGGAACTCGCGGCGGTCGTCGTGCACCGCCCATGTGATCTCGCGCCCTCCGAGGACGAACTGCGCGCTCACGTCTGGGACATGTTGGCGCACTTCGCGATTCCCACGCGATGGCACATCAGCACCACCGCGCTCCCTACCCTGCCGGGTGAGAAAGTCGACAAGAAGAGTCTCGCCGAACTATTTCGATGA